Proteins found in one Nitratiruptor sp. SB155-2 genomic segment:
- a CDS encoding response regulator transcription factor, translated as MKILLMEDEIILCDSIERYLEKIGHQVTTAYDGEQAFELIQQSSFDLLILDINVPNIDGFTLMELLKEHKRYTPVIFISSLTDIEDITKGFELGCKDYIKKPFHLKELELRIEKLAIQDKSHVVLSKSYSYSFEQKTLYFNNTPVTLTKRQQQIIELLAKNRGIVVDYDMFREYVYTEEFVDNPTIRAEISRLKKLLCEDFIQNIRGVGYKIDK; from the coding sequence ATGAAAATACTTTTGATGGAAGATGAGATAATTTTGTGCGATTCGATAGAACGTTACCTTGAAAAGATCGGCCATCAGGTCACAACTGCATATGATGGGGAGCAGGCATTTGAGCTCATACAACAAAGCTCCTTTGATCTGCTCATCCTCGATATCAATGTTCCCAATATCGATGGATTTACTTTGATGGAGCTTTTAAAAGAGCATAAACGCTACACTCCAGTTATTTTCATCTCTTCCCTCACAGATATTGAAGATATCACAAAAGGTTTTGAACTTGGATGCAAAGACTACATCAAAAAGCCCTTTCATCTTAAAGAACTAGAGCTTCGCATAGAAAAGCTTGCCATTCAAGATAAATCCCATGTAGTTCTTTCAAAAAGCTACAGCTACTCTTTTGAGCAAAAAACCCTCTATTTCAATAATACTCCAGTAACACTTACCAAAAGACAACAGCAAATCATCGAACTCTTAGCAAAAAATAGAGGTATCGTAGTCGATTATGATATGTTTCGCGAGTATGTATATACAGAAGAGTTTGTGGATAATCCCACGATACGCGCAGAAATTTCTCGCCTAAAAAAGCTTTTGTGTGAAGATTTTATACAAAACATTCGCGGTGTTGGATATAAGATAGATAAATAG
- a CDS encoding cation acetate symporter, with product MKKWILPFIFSLSAFAEGAAEVSGKRDINVSAVVMFLLFVALTLFITYWAAKRTRTAKDFYTAGGGITGFQNGLAMAGDYMSAASFLGISGLVYLKGYDGLIYSIGFLVGWPIVLFLIAEKLRNLGKYTFADVVSFRLKPGPTRTLAAFGSIATVLLYLIAQMVGSGKLIQVLFGLDYAFAVIIVGVLMILYVTFGGMLATTWVQIIKAVLLLAGATFMALAVMAHFGFSLEDLFKKAVATHPDGLKIMSPGGLVKDPISAISLGMALMFGLAGLPHILMRFFTVADAKEARKSVFYATGFIGYFYMLTFIIGFGAIVFVMTNPEYLGPDGKIFGGNNMAAIHLAHAVGGNFFLGFISAVAFATILAVVSGLTLAGASAISHDLYASVFKRGQVDEITEMKVSKIATLVIGILAILLGIAFEKQNIAFMVGLAFAIAASANFPVLFLSMYWKGLTTKGAFRGGLLGLITAIILVILGPTVWVSVLGNPEPIFPYKYPALFSVTVAFIGIWFFSKIDNSPEAQEEKEKFEAQFIRAQTGIGAEGASAH from the coding sequence ATGAAAAAGTGGATACTTCCATTTATCTTTTCTCTCTCGGCATTTGCAGAAGGTGCAGCAGAAGTAAGCGGTAAAAGAGACATCAATGTTTCTGCTGTAGTGATGTTTTTACTCTTTGTTGCATTGACACTTTTCATCACATACTGGGCAGCTAAGAGAACACGTACAGCAAAAGATTTCTATACTGCAGGCGGGGGAATCACTGGTTTTCAAAACGGCCTTGCGATGGCAGGAGACTATATGAGTGCTGCATCCTTTTTGGGGATCTCGGGACTTGTCTATCTCAAAGGGTATGATGGACTTATCTACTCTATAGGATTTTTGGTTGGCTGGCCTATTGTGCTTTTCTTGATAGCTGAGAAGCTCAGAAATCTTGGTAAATACACATTTGCCGATGTTGTCTCTTTTCGCCTCAAACCAGGCCCTACAAGAACATTGGCAGCTTTTGGATCTATTGCAACAGTACTTTTATACCTCATCGCACAGATGGTTGGTTCAGGAAAACTGATTCAAGTACTTTTTGGACTTGACTATGCCTTTGCAGTCATCATAGTCGGAGTCTTAATGATTCTTTATGTTACATTTGGTGGTATGCTTGCTACTACATGGGTGCAGATTATCAAAGCAGTGCTTCTTTTAGCTGGTGCTACATTTATGGCGTTGGCAGTTATGGCACATTTTGGATTTAGTTTGGAAGATCTTTTCAAAAAAGCAGTTGCAACACACCCTGATGGCTTAAAAATCATGTCTCCAGGGGGGTTAGTCAAAGATCCAATCTCTGCAATCTCTCTTGGTATGGCATTGATGTTTGGACTTGCCGGTCTTCCACACATCTTAATGCGTTTTTTTACTGTTGCTGATGCAAAAGAGGCAAGAAAATCTGTTTTTTATGCCACAGGATTTATAGGGTATTTCTATATGCTTACATTCATCATCGGTTTTGGTGCAATTGTGTTTGTAATGACAAATCCAGAGTATCTTGGTCCTGATGGGAAAATCTTTGGTGGAAACAACATGGCTGCTATCCACTTAGCACATGCAGTGGGTGGTAACTTCTTCTTAGGGTTTATCTCAGCAGTTGCTTTTGCTACCATTTTGGCAGTTGTCTCCGGCTTGACACTTGCAGGAGCATCTGCAATCAGCCATGACCTCTATGCAAGCGTTTTTAAAAGAGGACAGGTTGATGAGATTACAGAGATGAAAGTCTCCAAAATTGCTACACTTGTAATAGGAATTTTGGCAATTTTACTCGGAATTGCATTTGAGAAGCAAAACATTGCTTTTATGGTAGGTCTTGCTTTTGCAATTGCTGCGAGTGCTAACTTTCCAGTCCTTTTCTTGTCAATGTACTGGAAAGGTCTTACAACAAAAGGAGCATTCCGAGGAGGTCTCCTTGGACTCATTACTGCAATCATATTGGTGATTTTGGGACCTACTGTTTGGGTAAGTGTTCTTGGCAACCCTGAGCCAATCTTTCCATATAAATACCCGGCACTTTTTAGTGTTACAGTAGCATTCATTGGTATCTGGTTTTTTAGTAAAATTGACAACTCTCCAGAAGCGCAGGAAGAAAAAGAGAAATTTGAGGCACAATTTATCAGAGCCCAAACAGGTATCGGTGCTGAAGGTGCATCAGCTCATTAA
- a CDS encoding OprD family outer membrane porin has product MKKIALSFAASSLLTLSYASEVPTLQEAFTNGNFKGHIRLIYIDRHWQGSISKKDIDAFAAGLDLHYETASFKGISLGAALYSVSDFGLNPSFSSGKLNTSLLGDKGEDYAFVGKAYIKYKRGNTTFKAGRQRLDTPLAAADDARTIPTLFEAYVLTNTDLPSTTLVAAHITKVAPGTFYNQYRLPLPALALTAGYGAGYLNPTQTGIVGHFLDMGQYAIGQDTDGVTTVAIIYKGIKNLSLQVWDYYAHDILNAVYLQADFKWNCLISDEIKPFAALQYINEKDVGNKLAGEVESNYFGAKIGGSYHYFTAYAAYSTTNSNTNAAVNGGVITPWGGMPAFTQGMVTRHQFFADTDAWKVAAAYKWSDYGLNLKTAFFYTSFDVGQNNSLATDSADYAHSWTATEAGFDFIYYPEAVKNLQLRFRGNFPRKFLAKADGSDLGWDEYRFIVNYKF; this is encoded by the coding sequence ATGAAAAAAATCGCACTTTCATTTGCTGCAAGCTCGCTACTTACTCTTAGCTATGCCAGTGAAGTTCCAACTCTGCAAGAGGCTTTCACAAATGGCAATTTCAAAGGCCATATACGTCTTATATATATAGATAGGCATTGGCAAGGAAGTATTTCCAAAAAAGATATAGACGCTTTTGCAGCAGGTCTAGATCTGCACTATGAGACAGCTTCTTTCAAGGGCATAAGTCTTGGTGCCGCTCTCTATAGTGTAAGCGACTTTGGATTAAACCCTTCATTTTCAAGCGGTAAACTCAACACCTCATTGCTCGGTGACAAGGGAGAAGATTACGCTTTTGTAGGAAAAGCCTACATTAAATATAAAAGAGGCAATACTACATTCAAAGCTGGACGCCAAAGACTCGATACTCCTCTCGCAGCAGCTGACGATGCAAGAACAATTCCGACTCTTTTTGAAGCCTATGTGCTTACCAACACCGATTTACCATCCACTACCCTCGTAGCAGCACATATAACGAAAGTTGCTCCCGGAACATTTTACAACCAATATCGTCTTCCACTTCCAGCTTTGGCTTTAACTGCAGGATATGGTGCAGGATATCTCAATCCTACTCAAACAGGCATTGTGGGACATTTTCTGGATATGGGGCAATATGCCATTGGACAAGATACAGATGGTGTTACAACAGTAGCAATTATCTATAAAGGAATCAAAAATCTTAGCTTGCAGGTCTGGGACTACTATGCACACGATATTTTAAATGCTGTTTATCTACAGGCAGATTTCAAGTGGAACTGTCTCATTAGCGACGAGATCAAACCATTTGCAGCACTGCAGTATATCAATGAAAAAGATGTGGGCAATAAGTTGGCGGGAGAAGTGGAGAGTAACTACTTTGGAGCCAAAATTGGTGGTAGTTACCACTATTTCACAGCCTATGCAGCCTACTCCACTACAAATTCAAATACAAATGCTGCTGTCAATGGAGGGGTGATTACACCATGGGGAGGTATGCCGGCATTCACACAAGGCATGGTGACACGCCACCAATTCTTTGCCGATACGGATGCCTGGAAAGTTGCAGCTGCATATAAGTGGAGTGACTATGGTCTCAATCTCAAAACTGCTTTTTTTTACACCTCTTTCGATGTGGGTCAAAATAACTCTTTGGCAACTGACTCAGCTGATTATGCACACAGCTGGACTGCAACAGAAGCTGGATTTGATTTTATCTACTATCCAGAAGCCGTAAAAAATCTGCAACTACGTTTCCGTGGCAATTTCCCAAGAAAATTTCTCGCAAAAGCAGATGGCAGCGATCTTGGCTGGGACGAATATCGTTTTATCGTCAACTACAAATTTTAA
- a CDS encoding thioredoxin family protein, whose amino-acid sequence MKKILGFILSSSLLVASSIKWQHDFQKAYDLALKEKKPLFIFIERVVPPCRWCHKMKTTTLQDPEIAQFINQHFIAVILDRDTSEYPDDLFPQYVPTMYVLKEGTIIKRIIGYWPKEDFWSDLEDVKRELHR is encoded by the coding sequence ATGAAAAAAATTTTGGGATTCATTCTTTCGAGCTCTCTGCTTGTCGCTTCATCCATCAAATGGCAACACGATTTTCAAAAAGCTTACGATCTCGCATTGAAAGAAAAAAAACCGCTTTTTATATTTATCGAAAGAGTTGTTCCACCTTGCCGTTGGTGTCACAAAATGAAAACAACAACACTTCAAGATCCCGAAATTGCACAATTTATCAATCAACATTTCATCGCTGTTATACTGGACCGCGACACAAGTGAATATCCAGACGATCTCTTTCCCCAATATGTACCGACCATGTATGTCCTAAAAGAAGGCACTATAATAAAAAGAATAATCGGCTACTGGCCAAAAGAAGATTTTTGGAGCGATTTAGAGGATGTTAAACGAGAGCTTCATCGATGA
- a CDS encoding M3 family metallopeptidase: MPNFPEFRVTDENLDKQKELVLRTIEENRKKIEELLNMEPKTYENFVRPLQLMEEKLGFYFSPVSHLNYVKNSPKTEEIYNALLPELSRYHTELGQNEKIYEALKQILEEDLAPEQRKVVEDMIIEFELSGVALGKSAKEELKAINIKLSELTSSFGQNLLKATDAYEMIVSKSDVEGMPESLKEAAKCEEGYRFTLKQPSYIAYMTYGPNREKREELYKAYVTRAPENEALIDEILALRHKKARLLGFENYAELSLETKMAASPEEVVSFLKDLAQKSKLQAKKEFEALQAFAKEQGAKYDLKAFDIAYWSERLKKAKYDIDDEEYKPYFEKDATVNGLFTFLHKLFKLEFQEIDTPVWHESVKCYEISLPNRLVGRLYVDLEAREGKRGGAWMDEWVSHHIDQKGEVVYPVAYIVANFAPATKTTPSLLRPDDIVTLFHEMGHALHHLLSEVSEPAVSGIAGVEWDAVEFPSQFLENFAYEEEVLHLFAKHYKTGEPLPKAMIERLKKAKNFQSAMAMVRQLEFGLFDMLVHMDWPVDVQQVLDEVREEVSVVPTPPYNKFQWGFSHIFAGGYAAGYYSYKWAEVLSADAFFMFVDNGIYNDEIAESYLQEILCKGGSRPALESFKAFAGRTPKSEALLKLCGIESEA, from the coding sequence ATGCCCAATTTTCCAGAATTTAGAGTAACTGATGAAAATTTAGACAAACAAAAAGAGCTTGTGCTGCGAACCATCGAAGAAAATAGGAAAAAGATCGAAGAACTTTTGAATATGGAGCCAAAAACATATGAAAACTTCGTGCGGCCACTGCAATTGATGGAAGAGAAGCTAGGGTTTTATTTTAGCCCCGTTTCCCATCTAAATTATGTAAAGAACTCTCCTAAAACGGAAGAAATATATAACGCTTTGTTACCGGAACTGAGCCGTTATCACACAGAACTTGGACAAAACGAGAAGATTTACGAAGCTCTAAAGCAGATTTTAGAAGAAGATCTGGCGCCAGAGCAAAGAAAAGTGGTTGAAGATATGATCATAGAGTTTGAGCTCAGTGGCGTAGCACTGGGGAAAAGTGCGAAAGAGGAGCTCAAAGCGATCAATATCAAACTGAGTGAGCTTACCAGCAGTTTTGGACAAAATCTTCTTAAAGCCACCGATGCCTATGAGATGATTGTAAGCAAAAGTGATGTAGAAGGAATGCCGGAAAGTCTCAAAGAGGCTGCAAAGTGTGAAGAGGGATACAGGTTTACTCTCAAACAGCCAAGCTATATCGCCTATATGACCTATGGGCCAAACAGGGAAAAAAGAGAAGAACTTTACAAAGCTTATGTGACAAGAGCACCTGAAAACGAGGCTTTAATAGATGAGATTTTAGCCCTTCGCCATAAAAAAGCAAGACTTTTGGGGTTTGAGAACTATGCCGAGTTAAGTCTTGAAACAAAAATGGCTGCTTCACCTGAGGAAGTAGTCTCATTTTTAAAAGATTTGGCACAAAAAAGCAAACTTCAGGCAAAAAAAGAGTTTGAAGCACTGCAAGCTTTTGCAAAAGAGCAGGGTGCTAAGTACGATTTGAAGGCTTTCGATATAGCCTACTGGAGTGAGAGACTCAAAAAGGCAAAGTATGATATCGATGATGAGGAGTATAAACCCTATTTTGAAAAAGATGCTACAGTCAACGGTCTTTTTACCTTTTTGCATAAACTTTTTAAGTTAGAGTTTCAAGAGATCGATACGCCCGTTTGGCACGAAAGCGTCAAATGTTATGAGATATCTTTGCCAAACAGGCTTGTTGGAAGGCTCTATGTGGATCTGGAGGCCAGAGAAGGCAAAAGAGGCGGAGCATGGATGGATGAGTGGGTGAGTCACCATATTGATCAAAAAGGTGAAGTGGTATATCCCGTTGCTTACATAGTGGCAAATTTCGCACCTGCAACGAAAACCACTCCAAGTCTTTTGCGTCCTGATGATATTGTTACGCTCTTTCATGAGATGGGCCATGCACTGCATCATCTACTCAGTGAAGTGAGTGAACCTGCGGTCAGTGGCATAGCCGGCGTCGAGTGGGATGCAGTGGAATTTCCTAGCCAGTTCCTGGAGAATTTTGCCTATGAAGAAGAGGTTTTACATCTTTTTGCAAAACATTACAAAACGGGTGAGCCACTCCCTAAAGCAATGATTGAGCGACTCAAAAAAGCCAAAAACTTTCAAAGTGCCATGGCAATGGTTCGCCAGCTTGAATTTGGTCTTTTTGATATGCTGGTGCATATGGATTGGCCAGTAGATGTGCAACAAGTACTGGATGAGGTACGAGAAGAGGTGAGCGTTGTTCCAACGCCGCCATACAACAAATTCCAGTGGGGTTTCAGCCACATCTTTGCCGGTGGATACGCGGCGGGATACTATAGCTACAAATGGGCCGAAGTTTTAAGCGCCGATGCCTTTTTTATGTTTGTGGACAACGGGATTTATAACGATGAGATTGCCGAGAGTTATCTGCAAGAGATCCTTTGCAAAGGAGGAAGCCGACCGGCGCTGGAAAGCTTCAAAGCTTTTGCGGGAAGAACACCAAAAAGCGAAGCACTACTTAAGCTTTGCGGGATAGAATCAGAAGCGTAA
- a CDS encoding HIT family protein gives MVYENRYIYIEVEESEVPWLKIFAKKKCKEMSDCDEVTKKMIFKALEIIEKEMLDYFKPDKINIASFGNYVPQVHWHIQARFQNDSFFPEPLWGKRQREGNVQLSPMEDFIKRIRGQLDAL, from the coding sequence ATGGTGTATGAAAATCGCTATATCTATATCGAAGTCGAAGAGAGTGAAGTGCCATGGCTCAAAATTTTTGCAAAGAAAAAATGTAAAGAGATGAGTGATTGTGATGAAGTAACAAAGAAGATGATTTTTAAGGCTCTCGAAATAATAGAAAAAGAGATGCTTGACTATTTTAAACCAGATAAGATCAATATTGCTTCCTTTGGCAACTATGTACCCCAGGTGCACTGGCATATTCAGGCAAGGTTTCAAAATGACAGCTTTTTCCCTGAACCTCTTTGGGGAAAAAGACAGCGAGAGGGAAACGTACAACTTTCTCCTATGGAAGATTTTATCAAACGTATAAGAGGACAACTAGATGCACTCTAA
- a CDS encoding DUF485 domain-containing protein, translating to MKTEVLEKLKSNPRLWELVEKREKFSWTMAIIMLIVYYAFILTIAFDPSLLGKPLSEGSITTIGIPIGIGIIVFAFILTGIYVNKANKEFDTITKELKESIKELL from the coding sequence ATGAAAACAGAAGTTTTAGAAAAACTCAAAAGTAATCCTAGACTTTGGGAACTCGTAGAAAAACGTGAGAAGTTTTCTTGGACTATGGCAATTATCATGCTTATAGTCTACTATGCATTTATTCTCACCATCGCTTTTGATCCTTCACTCTTAGGAAAACCACTCAGTGAAGGCAGTATCACTACAATCGGTATTCCTATCGGTATAGGAATCATTGTTTTTGCGTTTATTTTAACAGGAATTTACGTCAACAAAGCAAACAAAGAGTTTGACACTATCACAAAAGAACTCAAAGAGTCGATTAAGGAGCTGTTATGA
- a CDS encoding ketopantoate reductase family protein, translated as MNIAILGGGGVGGYIAAKLSPICSVDLISDSTNEVVIKEQDTITKYDIPICATPPKEKRYDVVIVATKSNVLLEKMKKIEKNIDEKSVVLPLLNGVLPYILLKKHFAATVIHGAVYIISNKQNDGSIEVKGKGAMVVFENINETTQSLKAYFEKAGIKTQTPENIEKAVWQKYLFIAATAALATYYNQTFGEIVSHHLEEFRSILEEIVHVARNEGVALDEDDIQKAIDLLQKSPTNAKTSLQLDFEKGRKGELDNLLGFLAQKMPTGNIAKIYRELQLRF; from the coding sequence GTGAATATAGCAATTCTTGGCGGGGGAGGCGTAGGAGGATATATAGCGGCAAAACTATCACCAATATGCAGTGTAGATCTCATTAGCGATTCAACGAATGAAGTAGTGATAAAAGAGCAAGACACAATCACTAAATACGATATTCCTATCTGCGCAACACCTCCAAAAGAGAAACGATACGATGTTGTTATCGTTGCAACAAAAAGCAACGTTTTGCTGGAAAAAATGAAAAAAATAGAAAAAAATATAGACGAAAAGAGTGTTGTTCTACCACTTTTAAACGGAGTTTTACCCTATATTCTTCTAAAAAAACATTTTGCTGCCACGGTCATCCATGGAGCGGTCTATATCATTTCCAACAAGCAAAATGATGGATCAATAGAAGTAAAAGGCAAAGGCGCCATGGTAGTTTTCGAAAACATCAACGAAACCACCCAGTCACTTAAAGCGTATTTCGAAAAAGCCGGTATCAAAACACAAACTCCTGAAAACATAGAAAAAGCAGTTTGGCAAAAGTATCTATTTATCGCTGCCACTGCTGCTCTTGCGACATACTACAACCAAACATTTGGAGAGATTGTGTCGCATCATCTAGAGGAGTTCCGGTCCATTTTGGAAGAGATTGTTCACGTTGCTCGAAACGAAGGAGTTGCACTAGATGAAGATGATATCCAAAAAGCAATCGACCTTTTACAGAAATCTCCAACCAATGCGAAAACATCACTGCAGCTCGATTTTGAAAAAGGCCGAAAAGGGGAACTGGACAACCTTTTGGGCTTTTTAGCCCAAAAGATGCCAACGGGGAATATTGCCAAAATCTATAGAGAGTTACAGTTACGCTTCTGA
- a CDS encoding cache domain-containing protein: protein MIRRVGFKNIKLFTLVLFILFVTLFTALIVYEEYNEFKKEIALFEKNFINKQKELVKKETLRALRYISYKHLEDPNKPLSQLQKEIIDAIEYMRNERDGTGYIFIYTFDGINVADPILKQNKGKNLINFTDPTGKKVIKELIEVSKKPDGGFVQYYWNKPTTNTLAPKISYAKAYQPFGWMVGSGVYLDEIEKIIRQKKLAYRDKMVKYIINILTLSFMLFFATFVILRYTSNLIERSLQKIKIRTQDAANHGTYIYAQDLLFNEFKEIAGYTNKMIKIIKDRTKKLQELNKTLELKVLQKTQKLNQQNEELKRSKEFTEKLLHDQDSFLKTAIHEINTPLSIILTNIDLLKMENIKNQELTNIESGIKIIHNIYNDLAYLLKKDRVEYKKNFINVSSFLEQRVEFFTEVAKGSRLHFITKIEPDITLFINEIELQRIIDNNLSNAIKYSHINTAITVKLYKKDTIVLEFWTESKKIEDKEAIFTQFYREDKAKGGFGLGLALVKEICDKNSCTIEVDNDGKYNIFRYIWKRQ from the coding sequence ATGATAAGGAGAGTTGGCTTTAAAAATATCAAACTCTTTACACTTGTACTTTTTATTCTTTTTGTTACACTTTTTACTGCATTGATTGTATATGAAGAGTACAATGAATTTAAGAAAGAGATTGCTCTTTTTGAGAAAAATTTTATCAATAAACAAAAAGAGCTCGTAAAAAAAGAGACTCTTCGTGCTCTTCGCTATATATCGTACAAACACCTAGAAGATCCAAACAAGCCTCTTTCACAACTCCAAAAAGAGATCATCGATGCAATAGAGTACATGAGAAATGAGAGAGATGGTACTGGGTACATTTTTATCTATACATTTGATGGAATCAATGTAGCAGATCCAATTTTAAAACAAAACAAAGGTAAAAATCTCATCAACTTTACTGATCCTACTGGGAAAAAAGTCATAAAAGAGCTTATTGAAGTCTCAAAAAAACCTGATGGGGGATTTGTACAGTACTACTGGAACAAACCAACCACAAATACTCTTGCTCCAAAGATAAGCTATGCAAAAGCGTACCAACCTTTTGGCTGGATGGTAGGATCTGGTGTATATCTCGATGAAATTGAAAAGATAATCCGCCAAAAAAAGCTGGCCTACCGAGACAAAATGGTAAAATATATCATCAACATTCTCACACTCTCTTTTATGCTCTTTTTTGCCACATTTGTAATATTGCGCTACACCTCCAATCTCATTGAGCGCTCACTACAAAAGATTAAAATACGAACACAAGATGCTGCTAACCATGGAACCTATATCTATGCCCAAGATCTCTTATTTAATGAATTCAAAGAGATAGCAGGCTATACCAATAAAATGATCAAAATCATCAAAGATAGAACAAAAAAGCTGCAAGAGCTCAATAAGACCCTTGAACTCAAAGTCTTGCAAAAAACACAAAAACTCAACCAGCAAAATGAAGAGCTAAAAAGAAGTAAAGAGTTTACAGAAAAGCTCCTACACGATCAAGATAGTTTCTTAAAAACCGCCATTCATGAGATTAATACACCTCTAAGTATCATTCTTACAAATATAGATCTTTTAAAAATGGAAAACATCAAAAACCAAGAGCTTACCAATATTGAATCTGGTATCAAAATCATCCACAATATCTATAACGATCTAGCGTATCTACTAAAAAAAGATAGAGTCGAATATAAAAAGAACTTCATCAATGTTTCATCATTTTTAGAGCAACGAGTAGAGTTTTTTACTGAAGTAGCCAAAGGGAGTCGTCTACATTTTATTACTAAAATTGAGCCAGATATCACTCTTTTTATCAACGAGATAGAGTTACAGCGAATCATAGACAACAATCTCTCCAACGCTATCAAATACTCTCATATAAATACAGCTATCACTGTTAAACTCTATAAAAAAGATACAATAGTACTTGAGTTTTGGACTGAGTCAAAAAAAATAGAAGACAAAGAGGCAATTTTCACACAGTTTTATAGAGAAGATAAAGCCAAAGGTGGATTTGGACTAGGCTTAGCGCTTGTTAAAGAGATTTGCGACAAAAACAGTTGCACCATCGAAGTGGATAATGATGGAAAATACAATATATTCCGCTACATTTGGAAGAGACAATGA